In Daphnia magna isolate NIES linkage group LG5, ASM2063170v1.1, whole genome shotgun sequence, the sequence gactttttttatgtaagaattgagaaacaagccgaaaaattcgtacaagaaacCGTAGATGAACTTCTACTcctagaaacaaaccttcaatctgagttagaacaaattccttgtgaaaaagaaactcctactcaaaatttgatgagacccccacccacaattcctcctactccaaatTTAATGATAAGTTCACCAACAATTTCCTTACCTTCCAAACCGATTCCAGAGACGTCAACCTTACCCATACAACCAGAGCGTCGCCTCGGGTTACGTCCTCggaatcttttaaaaccagttgtcaaattatgaaattgtattgctgtaatttttttttgttaattacGTTCGAATTACTTTAACTATCTTTAAACCgtgtttaaattctaaaaactttgtattagtaatcttaataattcatagaatggatccctgaaattgattttgaaattacttttctcatagattatgtcttctacccctcctcatcataccgtttttctgtcgcctccatgctcttaacatcactatttgtaattgtacgGCTGCTCAGCTAAAAGGGTTCCTAAAATTCACTAGCGATGactgtgattatcaaataagcccccttcccactattccagtatattatgatgtctattctactcttccccaaatcacccgttttgttggccattcgtgtaccatatggctggaaaagaaacacatctatactgacttctggggttggcaaactccaagtcaatcaagagtgccaatagaagtcaatgcacatgaatttgaaaaaatttgtgattcccgattgtgccatggcaaaagcatggactacttaggaaacaataagtggtcgttcgaacgtattccaaatgtgcagggtagctggcttcaagtcacaggtgatcagctgatcaactgccgattagaagaagttactttagaaactgagtgcgctaactgtacgataagttcacccattggcgatataccgggagggatcaacggatccgtttctcacaacctagtgaccattgtctggaaagaatcgttaagagaagttcaacagtgcaaactaaggcttgtggaaacaggtatcgctcaacgttacctgactaacaacagcgaaatagaaagaattcgtgacgtcgaacaacaacttgactttgtttacaatacaacTAACAAGGAATATTGCAATTCATCcgaaaaaagttacaaacaagtaatcggaAAGGACAAAGTAattttacgtttacattctttaactgataccaacgctcatccgagtaaaccactggaagaagacatcgaaaaaattgctgacattatccgggctgaaatcagcggagcagcacattctcaatacgcacgagaccgaactaccgatggaataaatggagtgactcgagaaattcgagctctgcaatgtgaaaatcgagtgctggcacacaaaactgctatcgccaccgcacaacacagtggatggcttgctgccagttaccttaatttacccacatgtagcaaattgatagccactggtgaatcgatcagcgtctatcaatgctccccgaaaaattcaacgatcaccactgaaatcacaaactgtggtcctcaacccaaactcggcgactacactttagacactgaagcatgggaactgacgccttacaccccctgttactggcacaaaaatttcgtcaacatcaacggccgagcacatttctacaaaaacagttcttggcatccaatcgtccccggtgtaataatccaaggacatagtttgatcaacacttttccgtatgaaattgataagctaCTGGCACTAAGTTTACACCCCGCGCTAACCCCCTACCCGATGAGCACCGCAGCTGCAATCGCCGAGATAATAgctgctgctaaagaagaacatagcatcgaccttggaaatccttttcacatgagcactcttctttcctcactccaaaaagaaaagaacgtttccctgtcgtctaagtttcttagttggtcaagtagcatttgtagtcttctagggatgggatttatctgattcttttttttttcatttttgttgagtaggttcccttattgcaagatacataccttgttattcttttctaagtacttgtaaccctttcacttgcttcaccaaaacatctgataatgatatagaagtaggccaccccgcgttattaaacccctcaaatccatcaccgcccattactattgtaaaCTTACCCGCCTCTATTCAACAACCCGCCCCGGAACTTTTTGCCCCATCAGCCCCTTTTCTACAAGGAGAGCCTCCACGGAACAAATTCCACCGGGACGCACTAAGACAAGCGCATCGAGAAGCAGCTgttctgttgaattaattaatgttgttttcttgttttgttttgcctcactttctattccgttccaaatttgaccttgattgattgcgagacgcaatcttttggaaccggatagctatgtaaagaaccaaaacaatttattctctatcattttcattattttttccctaccctttattcttacgtaacattaattttttatacgccccccttttctatgtaatttcttccttagacgtcttacagactgatttacccttcaaacgtttcaactaaattttcttgtagttcgaccttcacgaaccccgtaaaaaaacttttgttctatggaaaatagcgagagtcacttttcacaattcagttcttaaagagttgttccccaattttttgtgctactcaaatatactttactagaaacgacaatgaaaaagtaagttaaaatattaataacttacaATATAGTAATGctatatataaaatattaataacttacaATATGGGAAGTGATTGCCACTTACTTGTTCTTTGGAAGTGATTGCAATGGTGATTGCACTGCTCATCTCCTGCTAAAATCAAACGACGACAATTTAATTATCGTTTTACTTTGAAATTAGGGCTGCAAACAATGGCGAATCGACCAgccaaaatgtaaacaatctACGTCCAACGAGACGCAAGCGTAACTGCtccaaagaacaaattccGCTTTTAATATATAATGTGGAACTGTCTAGCAGAAGTGGAAAGTTAAACACTTTCAGAAATTCTTCGaccattttaatttttttaaaattacacaagcatttttaaattaaaataaaaaaaatgaactttgcattaaaattaattctacgcacgataaaaatttttcaaaatgaaaaaaaaaaatcaaacaccTTAATGCAACAGTTCAAAAGgggtagtcccataagagcctACGTTAAAGTAGTCTACACAGTAACACACCCGGCAAGAGTTGCCAGTAGCAGTTCATTCCAGTTTTCGTCCCTTTTTCCCAGACGAGGGTCTCTGGAAATACGCCTACCATAAACTTATATACCATGTCAAAGTTGCCCCTACTTCCTCAGTCAGGTCTTCTTCTAATGTAGTTGGAGTCTTCTAATGGAGTCTCTTTGTGATTTCTGACACCACTACTGCAGCCGAAATACGCCAGTGCTTGAAAAATGTCCATGAGCATCGTTCATTCAACTCAGTAAAAGAAGATTCAGAAAGTTTTCGATTAATGTTCCCTGATAGTAAAATTGCGCAGGGCTACTCCCAAGGTAGAACAAAAATGGCCtatgttttaaattttggtcTCGGTCCcctttttaatgaaaatctACGTGCTCAAGTAAAAAGCAGTATTTGTATCACGGGATACTTTGACGAATCGACCAACAGAGTCATCAAGCAAGGTCAAATGGATCTGCATGTGCGTTTTTTTAACTCTATTACCAGGCTTATAACAACCAGCTACTTTAATTCAGGTTTCTTCGAGCGATGCAAAGCACAAGATTTGCTAGAACATTTCAAACTGGGATTTGCTGGTCTTCCTTTTGACAAACTGATTCAAGTGTCAATGGATGGGCCAAATGTTAATTGGAGTTTCTTAAATAAGCTCGAACAGGATCTTGTGATCGAACTTAGTGAAAAAAATGTGGACCCTCCCGGTCGATTTGAATTAGGATCGTGCGGGCTGCACGTTGGCCACGGAGCATTCCGAAGTGGTCATGACATTGTAAATTGGAAAGTTCAACAGGCTCTCACGTGCAGCTACTGGCTTTTCAAAGAAAGTACCTTGAGAAAAGCTGAGTTTAAAGCAATAGCAAAGTCAACTTGTTTGCCGAAGAAATTTTGCTCCACCCGTTGGGTAGAAAATGTTGAGCCTGCCAAAACTCTACTTGCTATTTCTCCAcatttagaaatttttttgaaagaagccAAGCAAAGCAGGAAGGAGAGTCTTCACAGCTGGAAAACGCTGGTGGAATTTTTTAGTGATCCTTTCTACAAGGCCAAACTtcagttttttatttgtgttggACAGGAGATTGAGCACAAATTCCAATCTCTGAACCCAATGGCTCCATTGTTATTTGAAGAACTGTTGCAAATTTTAACGCAACTTTTAAAACGTTTTTTGAAACCTCAATTTTTTGAACAATTTGAAGGACGGCCCTACAAAGTCGTCACTGCCGACTTGGAAAACGAGGAATATTTTCTTGCTtgtgaaaaaattaaaattggcAGTGGAGCAGTAagtgaaatttcaaaaattgttgatttgcagaaaaaaaagaagacttCAGTAACTGATTTGGACATTAAAATCTTCAGAAATGAATGTGGTATGTCACGAAGCTTTTTTTTGATGGGGAAATTCAATTAATCTATCCTTTcaactgttttattttttttggtagTAAAATTTCTCGTCAAAATGTGTTCGAAAATCATCGAACGATCCCCCTTCGATATTCAATCGTTAGGGCAAAATCTTGTTTTGACCCGGAGGTTCTTCTATCACAACCCGAGATTGCACGAAAGAGGAACGAACTTTTGCGCGAAATTTTCGTTAAAGCTAACCGTCTTACCCATTCAGACAGTGATAAAATTGAATCTCAATTTGACAAACTCGTGACATTAGTTGGCTCTAAGTTGAAACCAGATTTTGAAGCTTTTCATCCAGACCCAAGTTGCAATATTGAGCAAAAGAGGTTCAGACTAGATGCTctttattctttcattttttgtcCTGCCAATTTTCCCGCTGGTTACGAAGAGCTCTACAGATTGATTCAACATGCCCTTACTTTCTCTCAGGGGGAAGGGAACGCGGGAGGGAATGCTCCCGTAGAAATGGGATTCTCAATAAATGAGAACATGCTAGAAGAAAATATGGAGAAGGAAAGCATTGTGAAtggaccagtttcggatgctgcgttgcaaaatttaaaaaaatccaggagggtttcgattgcagggggagataggagaaaagggggttttttatttatttaccctagtaatacttttccaattaaggaaatgttctagaatactacactttaagacattctgcgtcttcttcagtctttataaataattaatcatccctaggttttccatgaaaattaattcaagtaaaaggctaggtagtaatacttttccaattcaggaaatgttttagaatactacactttgagacattctgcgtcttctccagtctttataaataattaatcatccctagtttatccatgaaaattaattcaagtaaaaggctagggatgctgtttagtattttttgcgtttttagtgtcaagaaaatatgtaaacatgggtgattcaaatgtggatatggggataatggataaactagggacgattaattatttataaagactggagaagacgcagaatgtcttaaagtgtagtattctagaacactttcagaattggaaaagtattactagggtaaataaatcaaaaacccccttttttcctatctccccctgcaatcgaaacccccctggattctTTTATCATTtagcaacgcagcatccgaaactggtctatcgAAGGttataaacatttttttgttttgcgattgattagtttatttgttttttaattttttttgcagattAGTCTACGACTATATCATGAAGGTTGGAGGGCCAAATAAAGTCGATATTGGCTTCCAGATGATCAGAGAAGCCCGTTTAGCTTCAAATCGCTACAAAATGGCcttgcaagaaaaaaaagcaccAACAAGATCAGGAAAAGCGACAATcgcaaaaaagaaagttaGAGACAGAAGCTTTGAACATCAGACGAAATATTGCACGTACGACTGTTGAGAGTAACGAAGCCGTTTTAATTTCAAAGAATCGGCTTCGGGAAGTGGAGGCGCAAATTGCCAAATTATAGTCGAATTTCGCTTTCCTCCAACCAATTCTAAATATTTATCAATCTTGTCATTTGTCGTTGATGTCTCTGTCTCCGTTGGAATCTCCGATATCGTTGTAACCAAGATTTCTGTTTTCATTCAATAATATAGACTGGCTTTTTGTCTTTGAAAATAGCCAAAAATGGTCTTGGAATTCTTTGAAAAGTCTTGGAATCTTAGAACTTTTACCTAGTGGGAATCCTGGGTAATGTAAGTATCTTATTTCTAATTCATTGGGTTGCTGACTTACGTCAACAGCAACCCCAATAGCTCTGCTATAAATCAATCTCATCTTAGCTGAAATTCATAAAAAATTCTCTATTTAGTTGCAGCTATATCCATCACCTCAACTCTCCCCTATTGTGACGGAAGTACGTCAATTACAAAGAGAAGAGGTTCCTATTGCTTGGCAAGAAAATTTACCTTAAGTATCAAATATTCGGGGTTTGCAATTTTACTGaatattgaatacaaaattAAGAAGGCTTCGCAGTTCGCACGTTATGATTTTTCACTTGTGACCATTATTTTGTTGTAAGAATTATAATCTGATTGCATTTAATCTCTCTTGGGAGTGAGTACAGACAAActacttgtatttttttaatgcacgGCACTCGGTATTCAATTTATTTCTGATTGCTACTCTAATAGGACATTTTTTCTCCGGTAGAACGTCTCCGTAGATGTTTTTTCATGTGTCTCTGACAAACCCTGTCAACAATTattataaaatgaaaacggtTTACAATATTTTGGAATAAAATCCTGGCATACTAATAATGTCGTTGAGGTCATCTTCTGGGAGACCAGGTTTGTTTGACTCAGTGTTTGAAGCAtcattctttgattttttattgcatTCACCTGACAAGGACCGACTTCCCAAAAACGTCTTAGAGTAAATGGATTCCAACAGTTTGTTCgtcattaaattaaaattatctttcGTTTCCCTGCCAACGACCAGCACTTTATCGATTTCTGATGTTTCAAGTTTTATATGTGAACCCGCTACTAAAGGAACCTGAAATATAAAGCTAGTTAGTAATTTACTGTCCCGTTTCAAAATGTAATGTTAATTAGCGACTAAACTATAACtctgaataaataaaactttaCGGCGATCGTTAGCTCTCGATGAAAGCTATCTATTGCtgtaaaattcaaatgaaaattactaaaaggaaaaaattcgGGAGCAAAAGTTTTGGGTTTGCTTTCTTGATTGGGTCGACTACTGATCCGGATCGCAAAATCTGAGATGTGAGATTTGCGacttttttcctattttttttttctatttgcatTATACGGAAATGAATAGCTGTCACCAAGAGCTAGCGATTGCCGTAAAATTTGAGTTATTCAGAGCTATAGTTCGGTCGCAAATTAATATAACATTCTGTATAGCAGTAAATTACTAATTAGCTAGCGTCTACctaatagagcagtaaaacatcctgcgttgcgcgttttccacaaatgcgaaaatctcatttgtgtccaagttggtctgctgcggctgcagcgtcttatggagaaaccatcttcttcacgttaaaaattaagtttttataactataatttagatttcccccttttcttcctagcagtgggtaccctattcatcttttcatttcccaatatttttttctagctccagatctatctactttatttttattttatttttgtttgtaagttgctcgtctcttttagccgaagaatttcgtttgctgccagaaattcgtctgccacaaggggatgaacaacaaaccattcacaaacaatagctaaataaaaataaaccagatagaactagggctagaaaaaaaattgggaaatgaaaaaatgaatagggtaccctctgctaggaagaaaagggggaaaatcttaattatatttatgaaaacttattttttaacatgaagaagttggtttctccataagacgctgcagccgcagcagaccaactagGACACAAAaatttcgcatttgtggagaacgtgcaacgtaggatgttttactgctctatacgGCAATACGCTATTAAATTTCATTTGTGTGGAGTGATGGTGATTTAAATTTCTTAGAAATACATTACTTTCACCACGAGCTGTATGGACTGACAAACAATTTCTTAAATTTAGAGTTAAGTCATAATTTGTTTTCCAATTTGTTACCGAAGACAGCAAATTACTCAGCAGTTAGGCAAcattgtttgttattttgaacAGACATCgtttttcgatttttcttgttttcattttgaactGAATTCCATAACATTTTCCGAAATCCGAAGTAAGTTAACTCACAAGAAATCAGACGTTTCAATTCAtaaggaatttttaaaaatcaatccAACAATTACACTCACAAATCAAAAATGGAGAAAGTTGAGATGGCATTAAAAGACGACTGTGAAAGCCACTACAATACAAGAATTAGATTAGTGACCAGTAAATTTGGAAATGGATTTATGGTTCAATTGTCACCTGACATGTTTCAGGAAGCAGGTgattcaaagaaaataaatttacaAGTATAGTTATTTTAATCTCATGTTGCCTAATCTTATGTTCACAAAAGACGAGGACAATGTTGAACATGTTCAACATGTCGAGTCACATCAATCTGAAGTCGATCCACCTTCTCACAGCTGCAACAAAGGCCAACCAGAAAGTGATTCATCATCATCCCAGAACCAAGATGTTAATCATCAGGTAAATTTTgtaaaccaaacaaacaagcaTAAATGAGTGAAAAGTGTTTCTATACCATTAGATTGAGTCACTGACCAAACGAAATGACGAATTAGAGATTGAAAATGGTTTATTGTACACAACAATCCAAGAATTGAATAAAGAGATTAATGATTTGAAACAAGAATTGAGGCAAACAAATGCTACTAGTAAAAGTAGCCAGGGGAAAAGAAACAGGACGAGTGATGAGCTGCAAGTCATGGTAATAAGTCAACGTCTATGGTAACAATCATTATTTTTACCAATTTTACTCGATTTATATTTCAGGTTCCTTTAGTAGCGGGTTCACATATAAAACTTGAAAGATCAGAAATCGATAAAGTGCTGGTCGTTGGCAGGGaaacaaaagataattttaatttaatgataAACAAACTGTTGGAATCCATTTACTCTAAGACGTTTTTGGGAAGTCGGTCCTTGTCAGGTGGATGCAATAAAAAATCACACAATTTAGAATTTCAATGTTTTGAGAAACCACTgacaaacaataacaaatcgGGTGGTACTAAACGGTAGTACCAAAcgacttttctgaaattttATATGAAAGGGAAAGCTAATGTAAAATCACAAGCTTGAAGCCCTTAAAATTCCACCCACAAAATATATCATTAACATTGATTAATTACATCCCTAGAATTTCGATTAATcgtttaaaaacaataatatcACGATAATGGCGTGAAAATTGCTTGGCGGATTTTCTAACGTCCCCCCCTAGCGGTTATCCGACGATAACCGTAGTGAAGACTCGAGTCCAACCTTGGAACCAACTTTCAAAGCTGGAAAAGGTCCGAGGTTGGACTCGAGTCACTGAGACTGTGTTGTTTGTCAATCAGCAAAAGAACATGCGATTTTGGTTGATAGGTGGCAACATCTACAATTTCGatttcagttgtcaatcaacAAGAACTTGCAActtttggttgatagatggcatCGTGGCCCGCCCTTTCCCCCTCCTTCTACAATTAAAATCGAAATATCTCcttaatttttacgttttataaagaaaaagttaTGATAGTTAGAATCATCAGCTgtatttaaaaatacataatttttattttttttcgtgaaaagaACCCACCcgtagggctgtggcccgggtcATGAAAACCCGGGTCAGATTCCgggtcaaggaaaaaaaacccgataaaaggcaaccctttaaggaattttttttttcgggacggGTTTCGGTAAGGTTCAAGGGGTTCTCGGCCTAACCCGagatgtggcgccatctagtagtaAGACTAAGAAGCTTTTAACTCTTACGCTAGTTACGAGTCAACAAAGCAGAATAGCTTAAAAACATAGCAATCTACAGTAACGGTCAGGAATCGGGGTATCTCTCTGCGTACTTGGGAACTTAGGTCCTACCACCAAGTCACCAACCCACAGGCGCCTCGGGACGTTTGTCTCAATATAGTGCTGCGACTGGGgaccaattttcaaaacaatttttccactttccacaatttctacacaagttttacacaattctatgccaaacaaaatcacatatAGTTTTGAACTGCTGGAGACTATGCTAAAATGCTATGCTTTCCTACTTCAAGTTCTAgctcattgtaaaaaaatttaaagatattgtggatagtggaaaaaatcgttttgaaaattggccacCATTCGCAGAAAACGTCCAAATGTACCTAAATCCTGTCAATCAGGCGATGCTActggtaaaaaaagaagttttccaaatataaacgttgtaatggttgagtctgatgacgagactgaaaagaagagaagaaaagtgcaTTTGACCCGATAATTACGCGGGACATGACCCGACCCGGGTTGTTTTTTCTGACCCACGGGTCAAGCGGGACGGGACATTTTTTTGCATCGTCAACCCGGTTCAAAAccctttaaggaaaaaaacccgttaattttaccccttaagaaaaaacccgtcccatttggtccgggccacagccctaccCACCCGACAAGCTCTAATACGGCGAGATAGGGAAAGAGTCCCGTCCTTTATTTAGAGTAGTCTATGCATCTGTACAGTAGCGGTCCACGAAGTGGGAGGCTCGCAAAGTGGGAATTCCTACAAAGTGGGAAGGGGTGGAGCCTGCACCAAAAAGACCCCTTTAGCCTTGTATTCTTTGAACTTGCGCGGGGGTTTAAACTTCAAACCCTTTTTAACCGGTTTTCTGCCCTAAATATATGATGGAAATCGCTgccgagtaaaaaaaaaaccctttaatTATTGAGATAACTCACCAATCatatttaaaaattccttgtgaaatttcaatcaaaattttgttttttctagtCTACTTCATGTGTTCTATGTTATTACGATTAAAcctagaaaatgtttttttatttgtaatgtACTTCTATTGATGTAATATACGTAATATTTTGCTGTGATGAATAAGAGAAACAGAAAGTGCGTACGTACACACTTTCTTAATGATAAACTTCATGTATCGGGTTCAGCAACAAATATTGGGCCACGGGAACAGTGCTGAGGGCACCAAGGTCACATCTCTCTAGCAGTTGCAAGAACCCTTCTTGTATTGTTCTTAAGGGGCGCCACGAAGTGGGACAAACCGGCAAAGTGGGAAGCTTCTCCCTCGCACGACTTGTCCCACTTCATGGACCGCTACTGTACGAGCGACAGTAAAATGCGGATCTAGACTGCAGTTGGGGTAAACTACAGACTTTTAGATGTGGACTGTTCCCCCAAAACAACCCCGAACAAGGCGcacttaatggttaaggcctgtaaacttgagtaggggagaacggggtcaaactggacaaaaaaattttttcctctttatttagatttctatgttctttttctaatatttatttttagttaatgatgcagcaccttcttgggtaactccacaatttttttgtaatttttaagtcttaaaataaacgagttataaggattttaatgaagtcggttttttttagtttttatttaaacggcggggcgaaactggacaggaacggtgtgagattggacactgccagttttcctcataaggagacgtaaaataaatttaaaaaaaaatatgggtagactgcttattcaatattttattcattcatattgaaatatttgcaatagaaatgaaaaatagagagttatgtcatttttacgaaatagggggctgaaatggacaatttgtaggcgggtagagtaaaatgggagggcttaacagagtatcgagtTCGATTTGTAATCGATATCTTATTTTTAGCAGAATGTTTcgtatatggcttctccacaagcacctcccactccaatatcgaagttgtccgatatgaccccaaaactgtgtgtccaaaatgacccaacccggtgctatttagtatttcgttaataacttaacactggaaaggcattaaaatttaagttttttatcaatcattaaagaaatgaattggctatttcacatatcattattttattcatttgtagtgtttttcactttaaaaatgcttacagtaatagggaagaatattacatcaaacagggccatttttttaattctgcgataacaagaacaataatgattctATTTtgatcaatattttttctacaacgttaaacattgcagtctatacaaaaatttaaaaaaaattttttttccataacatgtagcacttagggtctttgtccaatatgacccgtgtccaagttgaccccgttctcccctacctCCCATGGTC encodes:
- the LOC116922568 gene encoding uncharacterized protein LOC116922568, which codes for MIWKDEPGVDFFYVRIEKQAEKFVQETVDELLLLETNLQSELEQIPCEKETPTQNLMRPPPTIPPTPNLMISSPTISLPSKPIPETSTLPIQPERRLGLRPRNLLKPNYFSHRLCLLPLLIIPFFCRLHALNITICNCTAAQLKGFLKFTSDDCDYQISPLPTIPVYYDVYSTLPQITRFVGHSCTIWLEKKHIYTDFWGWQTPSQSRVPIEVNAHEFEKICDSRLCHGKSMDYLGNNKWSFERIPNVQGSWLQVTGDQLINCRLEEVTLETECANCTISSPIGDIPGGINGSVSHNLVTIVWKESLREVQQCKLRLVETGIAQRYLTNNSEIERIRDVEQQLDFVYNTTNKEYCNSSEKSYKQVIGKDKVILRLHSLTDTNAHPSKPLEEDIEKIADIIRAEISGAAHSQYARDRTTDGINGVTREIRALQCENRVLAHKTAIATAQHSGWLAASYLNLPTCSKLIATGESISVYQCSPKNSTITTEITNCGPQPKLGDYTLDTEAWELTPYTPCYWHKNFVNINGRAHFYKNSSWHPIVPGVIIQGHSLINTFPYEIDKLLALSLHPALTPYPMSTAAAIAEIIAAAKEEHSIDLGNPFHMSTLLSSLQKEKNVSLSSKFLRLQTMANRPAKM
- the LOC116933265 gene encoding uncharacterized protein LOC116933265: MAYVLNFGLGPLFNENLRAQVKSSICITGYFDESTNRVIKQGFFERCKAQDLLEHFKLGFAGLPFDKLIQVSMDGPNVNWSFLNKLEQDLVIELSEKNVDPPGRFELGSCGLHVGHGAFRSGHDIVNWKVQQALTCSYWLFKESTLRKAEFKAIAKSTCLPKKFCSTRWVENVEPAKTLLAISPHLEIFLKEAKQSRKESLHSWKTLVEFFSDPFYKAKLQFFICVGQEIEHKFQSLNPMAPLLFEELLQILTQLLKRFLKPQFFEQFEGRPYKVVTADLENEEYFLACEKIKIGSGAVSEKISRQNVFENHRTIPLRYSIVRAKSCFDPEVLLSQPEIARKRNELLREIFVKANRLTHSDSDKIESQFDKLVTLVGSKLKPDFEAFHPDPSCNIEQKRLVYDYIMKVGGPNKVDIGFQMIREARLASNRYKMALQEKKAPTRSGKATIAKKKVRDRSFEHQTKYCTYDC